The genomic interval ctgtcattGATGGAGTAGAGAGCGTGTGATACTGACATGTTCACAAcgccatgagcaatgatccATTCATTGGAATATACAAGAAAtcacaaacaaacaatatttacagtatatggTATAAAAAAGCAAAATACTAAAGTGATACACTATGCGATAAACCAaggaaatctaacaacaggacactaaGCTCTTtcgatcttatgtctggctgtgaCAAATAACAACAGTATTGtgctatgtacatattctctgtgGCGTGCAGTGGTTGATAAGGGGCGTAGTactgatcatgtcgcagccagagataaaccctttgatctccagagctcCGCATCCTGTTTATAAATTGCCTTGGATAAATCCAGAGACAGAAACATGCAATATGGACATATGGATTTAATATGGAATGTGGTAAGCTTTATGATATGGAATAAATAAGTACTATTTTTTAGtgatttaaatttgtttctttttaggGCCTGTGATGCTCGACGAGTTTGTAGATTGGTTACGATCTCAATACTCATGAAGAGTAGAGAACAGTGTAAAGTTGTACCTGAACAGTATTGAGAATAACCACAACGATCTCTCAACACAAATGTGTGTTACTAAAAACTTTGACTCTTTACGATGTCAATTCCAGTGTCCTAGGCAGGTTAAATgcaagtttataaataaataaccatAGTGCTCAAACATCTTAAAAGGCAACtctattaaattaaatcaaaaggTAGTTTGCATGCCACAGAATATCCAGTGTGTTGCTATATACAGTATAGCTGTAACCTTGTCGTACATGGTTCACGCACTGGTGTACTTAGTTTTGgcgtttttattttgattttaaacttCACTCTTGAGGTTGGAGTGTTCTTACAAATGGCATGGAAGACGGTATTGATATTTGTATAATAGTATTCcctaattaacaaaatatgctGAACAGATATACAGGTCTTCTGGTTATATACTACAATTCCAAcaagtgaaaacaaaatggagTAGTGCAGAGATGCAAACAAACAACTGTCATTGTGTATAGCATTAGTATAAATGTCTAGTCCAATACTCTATTTTCTGTTTGTATTTAAGCATAagggccaatttacacagacgagggagcggtaacggtaagcggtaattGTAAGCGAAAAACCGCGTGGCTTTTCCCATTTACACAGCGGGCGGAGTTCGCGAACAGAGTGGTGGAAAGTAGGTGCGTGTAGGCCTCGAGGCTAATGCATGTTACAGTCACTGCTGGCCTTGATGTGACTGActgtcagtaggcctagcacACACATGCCTAAGTTTTGGAGGGAATTGTTGCCTAataacgtactaaaatgtatattttcttttcactaTCCTTATACGAACATTAGTCACGTCGTAGGTGTTTGTATTTCCGaataaaaagaagaagaaactataggctaggcctactaacggCACTCGTATTTATTGTCGTCTTTCACTCGACGGACGCAAAAAAAATTTGTTGATAGATGACGTCATTTCAATCATGTCGTTGGTTGGCAAGAATCCATAAATACCGCGCGGTATTTTCACAAAATCGAATCAGTTTCGATCATCCTGAGCGGATTTCCGCTCGTCCGCTCCGCgttctgtgtaaatggtcataagaaataacatagattctattttcGCGTTTTCCGCTCAActttaccgcttaccgttaccactcgtctgtgtaaattggcctttaaaaGAGTGACCAAACATAATATTgcataatattttcattaaaggGCCAGTTTACTTTAAAAGTTAGTGGTAAATTTTTAACATAATAGTATAACTGGTAAAGTATTTAACCTACAAGTTAAACTATTTAACCTACATTTTGAACTGGTAAACTATTTAACCTACAAGTTGAACTGGTGAACTGATTTAAACTAGTAATACTTAATCaagtatattatttaaacaatgtCACTAATCATCTTTactattcaaaaatattttatccAACTAATTAAGAAGTAAGTAATCAATCGCTTCCCGTAAGTTAGAACAGTTAATTTAGTAACTATAAAGTACAAACTAACTAAAACTACAGTTCCCTAGATATCGTAGTTTACTTAACTGACTGGCCCACATTCTTGGTGAGCAGTCATGACCCAATCCCAGGGGTATGTTCTGTTTAGAGCAAAACTtagtatttaatattgaataaaatactACATACATGTATTAGACGACAGTTCCCTGGATATCGTAGTTTACGTAACTGACTGGCCCACATTCTTGGTGACTAGTCATGACCCAATCTCAGGGGTAAGTTCTGTTCAAAGCAAAActttagtatttattattattataatatagaatTTTGACTGGTCAATGAATACCAGTCTATGGTCTTTTCATACTGTTTTTCGTTGGAAGTATACATTGTTATATGGTTAAATAGTATGCACCATTATATTGATGGTGATCAATATATAACGACtagtaaatatattatttatatgtagTTTCACAGTGCCATCTCTATTAATTACTCATTAAGTCGATGCTAAGATTGTTTCGAAAGGGATGAGTGcatttctaaattgttttaaataaatattaacatagGCCTTAGCAGACAAATGAAAGCAGCTTGTACAGTATTACAAGATAATATAGTCTTTGATCCACAACTCAACTTTGATCCAACACATGCATTTTGTAAGCTCCTCCCATTTATGCATACTCATTAAAAATGCTGTTTAAATTCAACATGCTAGacaattgggtttgtttaaaaatgGGTCAGAGTTCACAGTTCAACAAACCTTTGTTTTTGTAATCTGTAAATAGCAACATTTTAAGCTTCCATAAAGAGAGGTTATTCTATAAATTTGgtggatttttttcatatctgCTAAATCTGgagataattattttcaaaatatttttaaagtattaataattatttttacttcaTAGTCTTTTTTAAATAAGTTATCCAATGTGTGTAGTATAACATAATGCATAATGTGCATAGTTTAATGTTGTTACATTGTATTCATATTGTGTCTCAAAActatttcatattttgtatatttttgagtttaaatacatttttgggAAATGATTATCTGAAGCAAAAGTTTTGTTGCAATTTAGAAGAGgagaatgttttttatattgataaatcgatctggtgttttttaaacaaattatttacccCACCTATGTTGGCAGAACCTAGGTTGGTTCTGATATGGGTTTCTACATGTAAAATGTAGCTCCGTtgataatgtatattatttgaaatataaatatgtaaaaatggacaaaacaattgtaattcatttattgGTATTTAACCTGACAAAGCAAGAACACTACTTTCGTGGTCACGTTTTATAATGAAAGGACAGAACAAAAAGATTCAAgttttgaatgttttatttatacactttgaatatttacataattacaattataaatttatcattttatacaAAGTACTTAAAAGTAGTTAAACTACATAATTTAAAGATAGATACTTCTTGTGAAATTTCAGCTTTCCTTAAGAAGAGCATTGATTGAAAACATTTGACATTTCTTATAAGAACGTTTAGATTTACTAGCTGCATTTCTATAAATTGATTGTTCATTCTCCATTTTAACAAAAGTTGATCCATATTCCATCGGTGTACATTTGGTATCTTCGTGTTTCGTCACTGGCATATAGTTTAGCGTTTCATACATCATTACCTCAGATTGCGGATCTTCCAACTGCGTAGTGCTTTGCGTATTTTCAATTCTTGTGCAATACATCGGGATGCTTGAAGTTCGTGGCACGATGACTGGTCCATTTGATACCGTATGAAGGTATCTCATCCATTCACTGTACGTTCTGTCAGAGACATCAAAGCGCTCCATTCCATTCACTATGATGTTGTTTGGTAACAAGTTCTTCCATCCATCTCTCAAACGATACTTGTGTCTGCAAACTTGCTCGATGAATACAGATTTAGTCATACACTCCTCTGTGATATTCATATAGCATATCTCTGGGCAGATTCCTGTCATGGTTTGCAGTATGCACTGGAAACAACCAGTATGATCAGGACACCGCAACATATCTGCCACAATTAGTTCGTTGAAAGACAGAGGCGTCATCATTTTACTGGAGATATCAGAAAATAGTACGGAAGACATATTCGAAGTTTAGTAGTTATTCGTAGtctgtataataattaaatgaaagTTGCTATGGCTTATATACGAAAATGCCGCTTCTGTCAAAGAACACTGGAGTTAAGAAGAACAACAGAAAATGCTGCAAACAACACCCTTTTCGCGCGGCATGCCGCCAACCTATTGTTTCGCCGCCGCGGCCGCATTTACTTCAAAGATAAAACCACACCAAAAACAATTGAATCGGATACAACGATCTCTTAATAGgctaaatctaaataaataagaattaaATTGGTATTACATATAAAAATGATCATAAATCGTTTGCTATTACTTCATGCTATTATTACTAACCCTTCATTTCTTAGGAATTGTAAAAATTGTCATTGGCATGTGAAGATGTTCCCATCGAATCCATCCATCACTAATTCACACTcactaatattaaacatttaaaaaaattggcaTAACATGCAACATTTAAAGATTAGGACAATCCTGCTTTATTGTTgtctgtatataatatatatttcttcATAATCTGTTATTTTGTCTTCTTAGTCGTTGAAATACATAATGAGTTCTGATAACTAAATGATCCTTGTGTGATCTTCCAAAGACACCCCCTAGTCTGTGACATCTTCCCCGCTACCGCTCGTCCACCTTAAAGTGAACCTCTAACCGATCTCTTTCCTTCTTTCTTTGCCGGTTTTCCCACATCCTTAACTTATACTGGATGTCTCATTCACGCCTCATGGCCAGTCTACGAAGGCGTTTTTTGTTCTGCCTTTCTTCCTCTTCTAGTTTGTACTATATAAAAAAGAAGCTTAAATTAGAGGgatttttgttataaataaaataagtcaaCTGCCATGTTGACATTCCCCATTGACATTGctcatttctatttttaataagTGTATGtggtatttaattatttaggcATACCTGGTGGAATTGATTAGCAACTGCCATTTTGACATTCCCCTCTCTCCTCTTCACCCCACCAACAAAACCCCCTTGCTTATTTCTGTGTTTAATAAGTGTATGtggtatttaattatttaggcGTACCTGGTGAAATTGATTAGCAACTGCCATGTTGACATTCCCCTCTCTCATCTTCACCCCACCAACAAAACCCCTTGCTTATTTCTGTGTTTAATAAGTGTATGTGGTACTTAATTATTTAGGCGTACCTGGTGGAATTGATTAGCATGTTTAATTCCTTCCATGAGCGGATTGTTACGATGACGAGAAGGATGATCATTTTGAACAACATTGGAGAAGAGTGATGGTAACTCTCTGTCCACACCAGGCCCAAACGATAATTTAAGCTTATTCATGAGTCCGTATCGTGTCGGTGGTCGGTGGCGTCGTTGAAGCTGACTGTCTACTGACATTTCCGATGCAATGCTAAAAAAGAAGGAATATGacgatgataataatgataatcatcatgatcatgataataatgataatgatggtgatgctgatgttgatgatgataataatgatgatgatgatgatatgatttATTTGTGATTATTACGGGTGATTTATACCTTTTAATCTGACTGGTTAGAATCTGTGCCTTGGCAATCCAATCATGGTCAccttttgaagaaaaaaaagaacgtaatatataaataagttttattcaattttagaaataatatatctataaatcttttaaaccaaaataaacaatatcttaaataaaatgtatctcATACCTTCTTGGACCATCTTTTCATCGTCGTCTTCTACGCCCGACCCCAAACTGTTCCTGTCGTCAGAGTTATCCTCTGGGATAATGAGCTCATCGTCATTGTTAATGTCAGCAATCAGTTCAGCAATGGGCTGATCATCGTTGTCAGCAATCAGTTCAGCAATGGGTTGATCGTCGTTGTCAGCAATCAGTTCAGCAATGGACTGATCATCGTTGTCAGCAATCAGTTCAGCAATGGGTTGATCGTCGTTGTCAGCAATCAATTCAGGAATGGGCTGATGATCTCTACATtgaattcaaaattaaagaaagtTCAAATAATAATAGACCAAAATTCTAACATtctgaaatattttttaattatttaattaattatgtacGCTATATTAAAGAGAGCATTTattcaataacaaattaaatatactctACATGAGTATGCATACATTATTCAGAGTAGTATTAAAAACTGTAAAGTAATATTTAGGCTTACAGAACAATTGTTTCAGCTTCCATGTCTTCACATTTGAGCTCATCTACAGTACCTCTATGACTTCTGGTTTAAGGTCCGTTGTAATACTGAAAAATAAGCAAATTAAGATAttgtttgtaaaatattttaattgaagAATCCAATACATACATCTAGACACTATACTAAACAAATGCCAGACATACCTTCCATTGCCATTGGCAGCTTCTGTTGTCACCACATCAACTGGTGGTTGTTTATCATCAATAGTGTCTTTGATTGCTGCAGCATCGGTAGCATCATTATCAAGTCCGACTCTCTTGGACTTCTTCAGTGATCGTCGAAGACTGGCAAAACGGGATTTAGACTTCTTTTTCTTGTCTTTCCCATATGATCCGACAGCTTATCTGTCGTGTTCTTAGATTCAGAACTTTCGGTGGTCATTATCTGGACATTTGGAGGATCAACACTACTTCCGTCTTGCGAATTAAATTCTTGGCGATTATCCGCAACGAATTCCTCAACTAAGTTgcgttgacataaggtcaaaggaTTACCCATTTGTAATTAATATAGAACAGTACGAGATATGAAATCAATATAACTTCCCTGAAAGGTTTCCAATAGTTTTCTGAGCGTTTCTGTTATGATTCGTTTATATGGCGATTGCCTTCTGTATCGTAGTAACATCGAAGCGCGCACAAGGCGTTCATGCCAACAACGCGCAACCTATACGTGTGACGACGCCGCCCGCTACGTATAATCCATGATGGGCGTGGCCGGCGAAGGGGGGATATTTGAGTTGTACATCTATCGATTACACTATACCGTCATATATATCAATACAATTTCTAAATTTTATTctacaaaataacaaattaatttcatttaggAGATTTAGGGATTTTGAATTggataaaaacaattttcattcaacaaacaatattactataaaattatattgattgaaataataattataatgtatactTCCAAATAATacagaaacaaattaaaaaacttataggtaaaaaaaaaattcattatactgtacttttttttatCTAACATCAATTTGGTTTTACCTTAAAAATAACACATAGTACAATATACAGTTCAGTACTGTATAAAGAAACTATTCCAATGTTATATATCAATTTGATTTGACAAAAGTATGCaaaatcattttacaaatatttaatataaattagcAAAGTATTGCTACAAGACTAAAATTTGTTAAAGCATTTTTTctcaaataattacatttttaataataaaaacaaacgaAGTTTAATCCTAGCTtcacaaataaattttaatttaatttattaaaatatatctaGTCTAAAATAATTCAGAAAAATTTctgtttcataatataaatcAAAATCATATTGTACAACGTTTAATTTACATACACTAACCAAGGCTATAAAACAACACTTGCTCTAACCATGGAGGATATTTCCTCCATGCTCtaacataaatattaaataactaaacaaattgtgtgtttaaaaataaattataagacGCCATTAATGTTTTAGACAAAAacatgataaataaattataaaacaagtataaaatataaaatgttaataaaaaacTATAACTTTACAAATGTTGTGAAACTATATCGTGAAAtctaacaaattataaataaggacaaatttataaatcaaggtaagaaatggaaagtaattatggtaaatactgtataactcTTTTTTAAAGTTTAGCCATACTACACTCtacaatgtatttaaaatggcagttttcaatgttttatttattataaattctCAAAAacagaacaatttatttaaaaaaattaattaattacttaatcAATTAATTACAATCACATATAATAGAACCCTTTATTAGGGACACTCCaattaataactataaataaattaatgtaaattaacaTATTATGTAAATTAGCATACATTATGTAAATTAGCATATGTTATGTAAATTagcatacattatttaaatttgttcagttttgtataaattaaacttattaataacaaattaagtgatttaaaatattttaaaatttcacaaaatattttatcaattaatattaaactttaTCCTTTCAGTATTTCAGAATTGGTTTAGGAttcaattgaaataataattgaaattaaCCACTGGAAAAACATTTCTTCAAGTTTACTGAGGTAAATCATTCATCTACTGCAGTAACCCAGACATGAGGAATGCAATCTAATGAACACACACTCGAACCATTTTAAAGCATGTATTGTTCGTGGTTCTGATTGAAATATATTGCACTTGTAAGAAGTACCCAAGAAATTGCACTCTTTTTGTTTGTAGATTTGAAATAGTTAAGAATTCGGAGCAAGTATCAAGAAAAAAGCAAAGAAATGGATGGATTTTGACTGGTGAAAACAAAATTCTtctaatattgaataaattcatctggttccaaataatataaagtaaaaatccacaaaaaATTCTTCtagtaaaaatattttctagGACTATTTTAGGAATGAATCACCTCTGCATTTCAAAATTTGGAACGATGAAAATAATACTTTTTAGAATTTGTTTACAGGAATCCACATTAGGTATTATAATTCACCACCAGAAGGACCCCACTTGGTCTAAGGTGGGTTATCCTTGTATGCAAACACCAAAATAACAACAAGGCAACTCCACCCTCACCCACCCTTTTCAAACATGGTCAGTTTGACCATGACttggtttattttgtattacgtATCACTGTACTTTATGTTAGGTCTAATAAATAAATGGAATAAAAACATAATCACTATTACCACCACCTTCACCACTAATGGTTACCAGAACCATCAGTGATACCATTCCCACAACCAATGGTATCTAAACAGTGTGTTCTTTAACTACAATCTCATACGGCCTTGAATTTGGGCTCGGCATGTAAGACTCAACATTCACTACCGACAGTTTACTCTGAAATTCTTCCTCGTCCTCACCAAGATTCGGAAGATGTGGCCAGCGCTCGACGAACGAAGAGCAACTAGAACTTGCAGTTGACATCCCTCTACCAGAAGTTTGTACGCATACAGAGGCCCCACTTGGACCGTGTGATGGAAGAACTGGGGGCACACCTTGCATTATCCTAGCCATGTCGCTGCCATCGTCTAGCGGACAGTCTGCAGGTTTATTGATAGAGTGAAGTACAAGACGCATTGATTTTCTGGATTTCAATGTTACTGGAAGACCTTCAGGTGAAGCTTGCGGCTCTATTTCTTCTAATTGTTGTTCTATTGTTGCatctacaaataaaatatattataatgataGTTTAATTTCTTATAATTAAACCAACTGATTTGCGACGACCGACGACCAACCTACGTCACgttaattcattgtgcgcatgcaaAGATATTGGTACATGTTTGAAGGTTTCTAGATCCAGGCTGATGATCAACACCACAtcaattgacctgacctagttGGTCttcgcaaatcaaaagctctTTATTAAAGAGGACACACGTACTCG from Antedon mediterranea chromosome 5, ecAntMedi1.1, whole genome shotgun sequence carries:
- the LOC140049246 gene encoding uncharacterized protein yields the protein MEAETIVLDHQPIPELIADNDDQPIAELIADNDDQSIAELIADNDDQPIAELIADNDDQPIAELIADINNDDELIIPEDNSDDRNSLGSGVEDDDEKMVQEGDHDWIAKAQILTSQIKSIASEMSVDSQLQRRHRPPTRYGLMNKLKLSFGPGVDRELPSLFSNVVQNDHPSRHRNNPLMEGIKHANQFHQYKLEEEERQNKKRLRRLAMRRE